In a genomic window of Xylophilus rhododendri:
- a CDS encoding D-2-hydroxyacid dehydrogenase yields MGSDREGLRGHGGMNEGAPLRILMSAKAQALHGEAVAQVLQGRPHQLVLPGGGDVDIAFVTREVTGLSTKHQVLPATQAFYDSLRAAPSLRWVQLHSAGADRPVFVELKARGVDIATASGANAEVVAQSAVAGLLALARRFPQLMAAQQERRWAPLMGGALPRDLNGQHATIVGWGPIGQHVGRLLTAFGLRISVVRSSASAPGAEPAAVAFESLKELLPATDWLVLACPLSERTRGLVDAEALALLPASAHLVNVARGEIVDEAALIEALQQQRLAGAFLDVFHQEPLPAESPLWSLPNVIATPHSAGFSDGNAARVAAMFLENLGRWAAGEPLLRLAA; encoded by the coding sequence ATGGGCAGCGATCGTGAAGGCCTCCGGGGCCACGGCGGAATGAACGAGGGGGCGCCGCTGCGCATCCTGATGTCGGCGAAGGCGCAGGCCCTGCATGGCGAGGCCGTCGCCCAGGTGCTGCAGGGGCGGCCGCACCAGCTGGTGCTGCCGGGCGGGGGCGATGTGGACATCGCCTTCGTGACACGCGAGGTGACCGGCCTGTCCACCAAACACCAGGTGCTGCCGGCCACCCAGGCCTTCTACGACAGCCTGCGGGCCGCCCCCTCGCTGCGCTGGGTGCAGCTGCATTCGGCGGGCGCCGACCGGCCGGTGTTCGTGGAGCTGAAGGCGCGTGGGGTGGACATCGCCACCGCCTCCGGCGCCAATGCCGAGGTGGTGGCGCAGAGCGCGGTGGCCGGGCTGCTGGCGCTGGCGCGGCGGTTCCCGCAGCTGATGGCGGCCCAGCAGGAACGGCGCTGGGCCCCCTTGATGGGCGGTGCGCTGCCGCGCGACCTGAACGGGCAGCACGCCACCATCGTCGGCTGGGGCCCCATCGGCCAGCATGTGGGGCGGCTGCTGACGGCCTTCGGCCTGCGCATCTCGGTGGTGCGCAGCAGTGCGTCGGCGCCGGGCGCCGAGCCGGCGGCCGTGGCCTTCGAATCATTGAAGGAACTGCTGCCCGCCACCGACTGGCTGGTGCTGGCCTGTCCCTTGAGCGAACGCACCCGCGGTCTGGTCGATGCAGAGGCGCTGGCCCTGCTGCCGGCCAGCGCCCATCTGGTCAATGTGGCGCGCGGCGAGATCGTGGACGAAGCCGCGCTGATCGAGGCCCTGCAGCAGCAGCGGCTGGCCGGCGCCTTTCTCGATGTGTTCCACCAGGAGCCGCTGCCGGCCGAATCGCCGCTGTGGAGCCTGCCCAACGTGATCGCCACGCCGCACAGCGCGGGTTTCTCGGACGGCAATGCGGCACGGGTGGCGGCCATGTTCCTGGAGAACCTGGGCCGCTGGGCGGCCGGCGAGCCGCTGCTGCGGCTGGCGGCCTGA
- a CDS encoding MFS transporter, producing MTPSERRAGVSLASIFGLRLLGLFLVLPVFALEARRYPGGDDPALVGLAMGIYGLTQAFLQMPFGLASDRFGRKRVIVLGLAVFAIGSFFAAFADSLHGLLIGRALQGAGAVSAAVTALLADLTRDQVRTKAMALVGGSIGLMFALALVGAPVLSAHIGLSGLFALTGVLALAGIAATCWWVPPEPVRAAHAQRAPLSALWGRRDLLRLNFGVFVLHTVQMSMWVAVPALLVQAGLPKERHWWVYLPAVVASFVVMGAVLFPMERKGRLRAALLGSVGLIALVQAGLLGLALDGAQAAAWGVAPLALLLLVFFCGFNALEASQPSLVSRMAPGALRGSALGVYNTLQSLGLFAGGALGGELVKAAGATGLFGVTLALSLLWLAVTWGLKPTAR from the coding sequence ATGACGCCCAGCGAAAGGCGCGCGGGTGTCTCGCTCGCGTCCATCTTCGGGCTGCGGCTGCTGGGGCTGTTCCTGGTGCTGCCGGTGTTCGCGCTGGAGGCGCGGCGTTATCCGGGCGGCGACGACCCGGCCCTGGTCGGCCTGGCCATGGGCATCTACGGCCTGACCCAGGCCTTTCTGCAGATGCCCTTCGGCCTGGCCTCGGACCGCTTCGGCAGGAAGCGGGTGATCGTGCTGGGGCTGGCGGTGTTCGCCATCGGCAGCTTCTTCGCCGCCTTCGCGGACAGCCTGCACGGCCTGCTGATCGGCCGTGCGCTGCAGGGCGCCGGTGCGGTGTCGGCGGCGGTCACGGCGCTGCTGGCCGACCTCACCCGCGACCAGGTGCGCACCAAGGCCATGGCCCTGGTCGGCGGCAGCATCGGCCTGATGTTCGCGCTGGCGCTGGTGGGCGCGCCGGTGCTGTCGGCCCATATCGGACTGTCGGGCCTGTTCGCGCTGACCGGGGTGCTGGCCCTGGCCGGCATCGCCGCCACCTGCTGGTGGGTGCCGCCCGAGCCGGTGCGCGCGGCCCATGCGCAGCGCGCGCCGCTCAGCGCCCTGTGGGGCCGTCGCGACCTGCTGCGGCTGAACTTCGGCGTCTTCGTGCTGCACACGGTGCAGATGTCGATGTGGGTGGCCGTGCCCGCGCTGCTGGTGCAGGCCGGGCTGCCCAAGGAGCGCCACTGGTGGGTGTACCTGCCGGCGGTGGTCGCCTCCTTCGTGGTGATGGGCGCGGTGCTGTTTCCGATGGAGCGCAAGGGCCGGCTGCGTGCCGCGCTGCTGGGCTCGGTCGGCCTGATCGCCCTGGTGCAGGCCGGGCTGCTGGGCCTGGCGCTGGACGGCGCCCAGGCGGCGGCCTGGGGCGTGGCGCCGCTGGCGTTGCTGCTGCTGGTGTTCTTCTGCGGCTTCAATGCGCTGGAGGCGAGCCAGCCCAGCCTCGTCTCGCGCATGGCGCCGGGGGCGCTGCGGGGATCGGCGCTGGGGGTCTACAACACGCTGCAGTCGCTGGGGCTGTTCGCGGGCGGTGCGCTCGGCGGCGAACTGGTGAAGGCGGCGGGCGCCACCGGGCTGTTCGGCGTGACGCTGGCGCTGTCGCTGCTCTGGCTGGCCGTCACCTGGGGCCTGAAGCCCACCGCACGCTGA
- a CDS encoding GGDEF domain-containing response regulator: MNALPPDVEAVWSSLGQSWSELRGRPDDADLWAQFILRCDKLMSISGEHGLTSAAVAMGPLLNRLESLQAPGPAHLPEIENLLLTIHAALQHPQHHLSEPAGRQTGQSSPLVLLYSADAASGSEIEPHMAQYGLRLERHGDAESVLGAAQAGRAAAVLVDVEQGFDSTVDAAVTEFARLGVPWCAVASQIDFALRLQALRRGAHFFFNAPLTVEALIPVIDPLAFPVKEPPFRVLILDDSRTVLSGIRRAMAPFEDIQLGILSQPHKLLEVLQFFAPDVLLLDIHMQGCTGLEVAQMIRQHKAFESIPIVFLTAETDPKAQNEAMRVGADDLLLKPVATELLYNVLTQKARRYRGLRRLMEEDSMTGLYNHGKTKALLLQLLQQAARLTLPMAYALLDIDHFKRINDTYGHGMGDKVIMSLSRHLRQRLRGTDVVGRYGGEEFALLLFNCSPAEAVQLVDELRESFSKMVHGPTGDRFSATFSGGVAFFPNCQSVPLLMVRADESLYEAKRAGRNRVMAHMPPAALPLAPAGEAGEPAKRHAA, translated from the coding sequence ATGAACGCCTTGCCCCCCGATGTAGAGGCGGTCTGGTCCAGCCTGGGCCAATCCTGGTCCGAATTGCGTGGCCGGCCCGACGACGCCGATCTCTGGGCGCAGTTCATCCTGCGCTGCGACAAACTGATGTCGATCTCCGGCGAGCACGGCCTGACCAGTGCCGCCGTGGCCATGGGGCCGCTGCTCAACCGCCTGGAGTCGCTGCAGGCGCCCGGTCCGGCCCATCTGCCCGAGATCGAGAACCTGCTGCTCACCATCCACGCGGCGCTGCAGCATCCGCAGCACCACCTCAGCGAGCCCGCCGGCCGCCAGACCGGGCAGTCGTCTCCGCTGGTACTGCTCTACAGCGCCGACGCCGCCAGCGGCAGCGAGATCGAGCCGCACATGGCCCAGTACGGCCTGCGGCTGGAACGCCATGGCGATGCCGAGTCGGTACTGGGCGCGGCCCAGGCCGGCCGCGCGGCGGCGGTGCTGGTGGATGTGGAGCAGGGTTTCGACAGCACGGTCGATGCCGCCGTCACCGAGTTCGCGCGCCTGGGCGTGCCCTGGTGCGCCGTCGCCAGCCAGATCGATTTCGCGCTGCGGCTGCAGGCGCTGCGGCGCGGCGCGCATTTCTTCTTCAACGCGCCGCTGACGGTGGAGGCGCTGATCCCGGTGATCGATCCGCTGGCCTTTCCGGTGAAGGAGCCGCCCTTTCGGGTGCTGATCCTGGACGACTCGCGCACCGTGCTCTCGGGCATACGCCGGGCCATGGCGCCTTTCGAGGACATCCAGCTGGGCATCCTCAGCCAGCCGCACAAGCTGCTGGAGGTGCTGCAGTTCTTCGCGCCCGACGTGCTGCTGCTCGACATCCACATGCAGGGCTGCACCGGCCTGGAAGTGGCGCAGATGATCCGCCAGCACAAGGCCTTCGAATCCATCCCCATCGTCTTCCTGACCGCCGAGACCGACCCCAAGGCGCAGAACGAGGCGATGCGGGTGGGCGCCGACGACCTGCTGCTGAAGCCGGTGGCCACCGAGCTGCTCTACAACGTGCTGACGCAAAAGGCCAGGCGCTACCGCGGCCTGCGCCGGCTGATGGAAGAAGACAGCATGACGGGGCTGTACAACCACGGCAAGACCAAGGCCCTGCTGCTGCAGCTGCTGCAGCAGGCCGCGCGGCTGACGCTGCCCATGGCCTATGCGCTGCTGGACATCGACCACTTCAAGCGCATCAACGACACCTACGGCCACGGCATGGGCGACAAGGTCATCATGTCGCTGTCGCGCCACCTGCGCCAGCGCCTGCGCGGCACCGACGTGGTGGGCCGCTACGGCGGCGAGGAGTTCGCCCTGCTGCTGTTCAACTGCTCTCCGGCCGAGGCGGTGCAGCTGGTCGACGAGCTGCGCGAGAGCTTCTCGAAGATGGTGCACGGGCCGACCGGCGACCGCTTCTCGGCCACCTTCAGCGGCGGTGTGGCCTTCTTTCCCAACTGCCAGAGCGTGCCGCTGCTGATGGTGCGGGCCGACGAGAGCCTGTACGAGGCCAAGCGCGCCGGCCGCAACCGGGTGATGGCCCACATGCCGCCCGCCGCCCTGCCCCTGGCCCCGGCCGGGGAGGCCGGCGAGCCCGCCAAGCGGCACGCCGCGTGA
- the uvrA gene encoding excinuclease ABC subunit UvrA, producing MSPPSPTDTAAPAPAYLGQLLREQRISIRGARTHNLKNIDLDLPRNALVVITGLSGSGKSSLAFDTLYAEGQRRYVESLSAYARQFLQLMDKPDVDLIEGLSPAISIEQKATSHNPRSTVGTVTEIHDYLRLLYARAGTPHCPDHGVPLTSQTVSQMVDMVLALPTDTRLMILAPVAREKKGEFADVFTEMQSQGYVRFRVDGQVYEHENLPALKKTEKHDIDVVIDRLKVRPDTDPQARAEFRQRLAESFEAALRVGGVEGAGRVIALEMDGGHEHLFNARFACPICGWSISELEPRLFSFNSPVGACPSCDGLGVLEVFEEERVVAFPTLSLAAGAIKGWDRRNAFYFTMIESLAAHYGFEVDTPFETLPAPVRQVVLHGSGSEEIAFHYSEGKRRLSRKHPFEGIIPNMQRRWRETDSPAVREELARSRGTRSCPSCGGARLRIEARHVRLGEGPEALAIQDVSRMTLRDSQAWSGTLTLTGAKAEIAGKIVREIGLRLQFLNDVGLGYLSLDRSAETLSGGEAQRIRLASQIGSGLTGVMYVLDEPSIGLHQRDNDRLIETLRHLRDIGNSVIVVEHDEDMIRAADHVVDMGPGAGVHGGQVMAQGTYQQVADDPRSLTGDYLSGRRSIAVPPHRTPWLPVGAAPAAPRADDVPARFRKALPTSSRDGLQSLRVVGARGHSLQGVTVDFPVGLFTCVTGVSGSGKSTLVNDTLYTAAAHQIHRAHDEAAPHEAIEGLDYFDKVINVDQSPIGRTPRSNPATYTGLFTPIRELMAETNTARERGYGPGRFSFNIAGGRCEACQGDGMVKVEMHFLPDVYVPCDVCRGARYNRETLEVQWKGRNIAQVLAMTVEEANGFFTAVPTIKRKLQTLLDVGLSYITLGQAATTLSGGEAQRVKLALELSKRDTGRTLYILDEPTTGLHFADIDLLLKVLHQLRDAGNTIVVIEHNLDVIKTADWVIDMGPEGGAGGGMVVAQGTPEEVAAHPRSHTGRYLKPYLG from the coding sequence TTGAGCCCGCCCAGCCCCACCGATACAGCAGCGCCCGCACCCGCCTACCTCGGCCAGCTGCTGCGCGAGCAGCGCATCAGCATCCGCGGCGCCCGCACCCACAACCTCAAGAACATCGACCTGGACCTGCCGCGCAACGCGCTGGTGGTGATCACCGGTCTGTCGGGCTCGGGCAAATCGAGCCTGGCCTTCGACACCCTGTATGCCGAAGGCCAGCGCCGCTACGTGGAGAGCCTGTCGGCCTATGCGCGGCAGTTCCTGCAGCTGATGGACAAGCCCGATGTGGACCTGATCGAGGGCCTGTCGCCCGCCATCAGCATCGAGCAGAAGGCCACCAGCCACAACCCGCGCTCCACCGTGGGCACGGTCACCGAGATCCACGACTACCTGCGCCTGCTCTACGCCCGCGCCGGCACGCCGCATTGCCCGGACCACGGCGTGCCGCTGACCTCGCAGACGGTCAGCCAGATGGTGGACATGGTGCTGGCCCTGCCCACCGATACCCGGCTGATGATCCTGGCGCCGGTGGCGCGCGAGAAGAAGGGCGAGTTCGCCGATGTCTTCACCGAGATGCAGTCGCAGGGCTATGTGCGCTTCCGGGTCGATGGCCAGGTCTACGAGCACGAGAACCTGCCGGCGCTCAAGAAGACCGAGAAGCACGACATCGACGTGGTGATCGACCGGCTCAAGGTGCGGCCCGACACCGACCCGCAGGCCCGCGCCGAATTCCGCCAGCGCTTGGCCGAGAGCTTCGAGGCGGCGCTGCGTGTCGGCGGCGTCGAGGGCGCCGGGCGTGTCATCGCGCTGGAGATGGACGGCGGGCACGAACACCTCTTCAACGCCCGTTTCGCCTGCCCGATCTGCGGCTGGTCGATCAGCGAGCTGGAGCCGCGCCTGTTCTCCTTCAACTCGCCGGTGGGCGCCTGCCCGAGCTGCGACGGCCTGGGCGTGCTGGAGGTGTTCGAGGAAGAACGCGTGGTGGCCTTCCCCACGCTGAGCCTGGCGGCCGGCGCCATCAAGGGCTGGGACCGGCGCAACGCCTTCTACTTCACCATGATCGAGAGCCTGGCGGCCCACTACGGCTTCGAGGTGGACACGCCTTTCGAGACCCTGCCCGCCCCCGTGCGCCAGGTGGTGCTGCACGGCTCGGGCAGCGAGGAGATCGCCTTCCATTATTCGGAGGGCAAGCGCCGGCTCAGCCGCAAGCATCCCTTCGAGGGCATCATCCCCAATATGCAGCGGCGCTGGCGCGAGACCGATTCGCCGGCCGTGCGCGAGGAGCTGGCCCGCTCGCGCGGCACCCGGTCCTGCCCGTCCTGCGGCGGCGCGCGCCTGCGCATCGAAGCGCGCCATGTGCGCCTGGGCGAAGGCCCCGAGGCCCTGGCCATCCAGGACGTGAGCCGCATGACGCTGCGCGACAGCCAGGCCTGGTCGGGCACGCTGACGCTGACCGGCGCCAAGGCCGAGATCGCCGGCAAGATCGTGCGCGAGATCGGCCTGCGCCTGCAGTTCCTGAACGACGTGGGCCTGGGCTATCTGAGCCTGGACCGCAGCGCCGAGACGCTCTCCGGCGGCGAGGCCCAGCGCATCCGCCTGGCCTCGCAGATCGGCTCGGGCCTGACCGGCGTGATGTATGTGCTGGACGAGCCCAGCATCGGCCTGCACCAGCGCGACAACGACCGCCTGATCGAGACCCTGCGCCACCTGCGCGACATCGGCAACAGCGTGATCGTGGTGGAGCACGACGAGGACATGATCCGCGCCGCCGACCATGTCGTGGACATGGGCCCGGGCGCCGGCGTGCACGGCGGCCAGGTGATGGCGCAGGGCACCTACCAGCAGGTGGCGGACGACCCGCGCTCGCTGACCGGCGACTATCTCTCCGGCCGCCGCTCCATCGCGGTGCCGCCGCACCGCACGCCCTGGCTGCCGGTGGGCGCCGCGCCGGCCGCGCCGCGCGCCGACGATGTGCCCGCGCGTTTCCGCAAGGCGCTGCCCACCAGCAGCCGCGACGGGCTGCAATCCCTGCGGGTCGTCGGCGCCCGCGGGCACAGCCTGCAGGGCGTGACGGTGGATTTCCCGGTGGGCCTGTTCACCTGCGTGACGGGTGTCTCCGGCTCCGGCAAGAGCACCCTGGTCAACGACACGCTCTACACCGCCGCTGCCCACCAGATCCACCGCGCGCACGACGAGGCCGCGCCGCACGAGGCCATCGAGGGGCTGGACTATTTCGACAAGGTGATCAACGTCGACCAGTCGCCGATCGGCCGCACGCCGCGCAGCAACCCGGCCACCTACACCGGCCTGTTCACGCCGATCCGCGAGCTGATGGCCGAGACCAACACCGCGCGCGAACGCGGCTACGGCCCGGGGCGCTTCTCCTTCAACATCGCCGGCGGCCGCTGCGAGGCCTGCCAGGGCGACGGCATGGTGAAGGTGGAGATGCATTTCCTGCCCGATGTGTATGTGCCCTGCGACGTCTGCCGCGGCGCCCGCTACAACCGCGAGACGCTGGAAGTGCAGTGGAAGGGCCGCAACATCGCCCAGGTGCTGGCGATGACGGTGGAGGAGGCCAACGGCTTCTTCACCGCCGTGCCCACCATCAAACGCAAGCTGCAGACGCTGCTGGACGTGGGCCTGTCGTACATCACGCTGGGCCAGGCCGCGACCACGCTGTCGGGCGGCGAGGCGCAGCGGGTGAAGCTGGCGCTGGAACTCTCCAAGCGCGACACCGGCCGCACGCTCTACATCCTGGACGAGCCCACCACCGGCCTGCATTTCGCCGACATCGACCTGCTGCTGAAGGTGCTGCACCAGCTGCGCGACGCGGGCAACACCATCGTGGTGATCGAGCACAACCTCGATGTGATCAAGACCGCCGACTGGGTGATCGACATGGGCCCCGAGGGCGGTGCCGGCGGCGGCATGGTGGTGGCGCAGGGCACGCCGGAAGAGGTGGCGGCCCATCCGCGCAGCCATACCGGGCGTTATCTGAAGCCTTACCTGGGCTGA
- a CDS encoding MFS transporter — protein MVNPDIATADGERHDIPRISLALFLAGFSTFSLIYCVQPLLPEFSVEFGLTPASSSLALSLTTALLALSIVCAGMVSEAVGRRGLMFVSMGSAALLNLLASFAPNWQTLLVARALEGLVLGGVPAVAMAYLAEEVPQRRLGKVMGLYVGGTAFGGMMGRVAMGALTEFLSWRAAMGTLSVVAALSALAFIWLLPPSRHFQRQPGLNLPYHLAAWKKHLQDARLRPFFLVGVLCMGTFIAVYNYIGYRLVAAPYRLGQTALGLIFLAYVFGIFTSSAAGALVDRLGRARVIGCGALVSFFGLALTLADGLPLVIAGISLVTVGFFMVHSVASGAVGRLAQGHKGHASAIYLLCYYAGSSVLGSAAGALWRFGHWPAVAAFGGLMALGVLGVALALRAQDSAAPAALQDAGGSARGSAAVQASRSPVVVASSVSSRSAAPAGRALPSARHAASGRSRR, from the coding sequence ATGGTTAACCCTGATATTGCGACCGCGGATGGCGAGCGCCACGACATCCCCCGCATCAGCCTGGCCCTGTTCCTGGCCGGCTTCTCCACCTTCTCCCTGATCTACTGCGTGCAGCCGCTGCTGCCGGAGTTCTCGGTGGAGTTCGGCCTCACCCCGGCCAGCAGCTCGCTGGCGCTGTCGCTCACCACGGCGCTGCTGGCGCTGTCCATCGTCTGCGCCGGCATGGTGTCGGAAGCGGTGGGGCGGCGCGGGCTGATGTTCGTCTCGATGGGCTCGGCGGCTCTGCTCAACCTGCTGGCCTCCTTCGCGCCGAACTGGCAGACCCTGCTGGTCGCCCGCGCGCTGGAGGGGCTGGTGCTGGGCGGGGTGCCGGCGGTGGCCATGGCCTACCTGGCCGAGGAAGTGCCGCAGCGGCGCCTGGGCAAGGTGATGGGCCTGTACGTGGGCGGCACCGCCTTCGGCGGCATGATGGGCCGGGTCGCCATGGGGGCGCTGACCGAGTTCCTGTCCTGGCGCGCGGCCATGGGCACGCTGTCGGTGGTGGCGGCGCTGTCGGCCCTGGCCTTCATCTGGCTGCTGCCGCCCTCGCGCCATTTCCAGCGCCAGCCGGGGCTGAACCTGCCCTACCACCTGGCGGCCTGGAAGAAGCACCTGCAGGATGCGCGGCTGCGGCCCTTCTTCCTGGTGGGCGTGCTCTGCATGGGCACTTTCATCGCCGTCTACAACTACATCGGCTACCGCCTGGTGGCCGCGCCCTACCGGCTGGGGCAGACGGCGCTGGGGCTGATCTTCCTGGCCTATGTCTTCGGCATCTTCACCTCCTCGGCCGCCGGTGCGCTGGTGGACCGGCTGGGCCGCGCGCGGGTGATCGGCTGCGGCGCGCTGGTGTCCTTCTTCGGGCTGGCGCTGACGCTGGCCGACGGGCTGCCGCTGGTGATCGCCGGCATCAGCCTGGTGACGGTGGGCTTCTTCATGGTCCATTCGGTGGCCAGCGGCGCGGTGGGCCGGCTGGCGCAGGGCCACAAGGGCCATGCCTCGGCGATCTACCTGCTGTGCTACTACGCCGGATCGAGTGTGCTCGGCTCGGCCGCCGGGGCGCTCTGGCGCTTCGGCCACTGGCCGGCGGTGGCGGCTTTCGGCGGTTTGATGGCGCTCGGGGTGCTGGGTGTGGCGTTGGCCCTGCGGGCGCAGGATTCGGCGGCGCCGGCGGCGCTTCAGGACGCCGGCGGCTCGGCCCGTGGAAGTGCGGCGGTCCAGGCCTCGCGCTCCCCGGTCGTGGTGGCAAGCAGCGTGTCCAGCCGCTCCGCGGCGCCGGCCGGCAGGGCGCTGCCCAGCGCTCGCCATGCGGCCAGCGGCCGCTCGCGCAGGTAG
- a CDS encoding homocysteine S-methyltransferase family protein, with the protein MPSPTARHPRYTRAAALPAILSERIAILDGAMGTMIQRFKLGEAQYRGEGYGGADGAGSRFTDFHRDVKGNNELLSLTRPDVISAIHEGYLAAGADMIETNTFGATTIAQEDYDMAALAREMNLASARLARAACDKFSTPDKPRFVAGAFGPTPKTASISPDVNDPGARNVDFETLRQAYYEQAEALAEGGCDLFLVETIFDTLNAKAALFAIAEWFENSGERLPLIISGTVTDASGRILSGQTVTAFWHSVRHAEPLAIGLNCALGATLMRPYIQELHKAAADTFICCYPNAGLPNPMSDTGFDETPDVTARLLHEFAAEGLVNIVGGCCGTTPDHIGAINTAVKTMAARPLNGAPFRELVAG; encoded by the coding sequence ATGCCCAGCCCCACCGCCCGCCACCCCCGCTACACCCGAGCCGCCGCTCTGCCGGCCATCCTGTCCGAACGCATCGCCATCCTCGACGGCGCCATGGGCACCATGATCCAGCGCTTCAAGCTCGGCGAAGCCCAGTACCGCGGCGAGGGCTATGGCGGCGCGGACGGCGCGGGCAGCCGCTTCACCGACTTCCACCGCGACGTGAAGGGCAACAACGAGCTGCTCTCGCTGACCCGGCCGGACGTGATCTCCGCCATCCACGAGGGCTACCTCGCCGCCGGCGCCGACATGATCGAGACCAACACCTTCGGCGCCACCACCATCGCGCAGGAGGACTACGACATGGCCGCCCTGGCGCGCGAGATGAACCTGGCCTCGGCCCGCCTGGCGCGCGCCGCCTGCGACAAGTTCAGCACCCCCGACAAACCCCGCTTCGTCGCCGGCGCCTTCGGCCCCACGCCCAAGACCGCCTCGATCAGCCCCGACGTGAACGACCCCGGCGCCCGCAACGTCGATTTCGAAACCCTGCGCCAGGCCTACTACGAGCAGGCCGAGGCCCTGGCCGAGGGCGGCTGCGACCTGTTCCTGGTCGAGACCATCTTCGACACACTCAACGCCAAGGCCGCGCTCTTCGCCATCGCCGAATGGTTCGAGAACAGCGGCGAGCGCCTGCCGCTGATCATCAGCGGCACCGTCACCGACGCCTCCGGCCGCATCCTGTCGGGCCAGACCGTCACCGCCTTCTGGCACAGCGTGCGCCATGCCGAACCGCTGGCCATCGGCCTGAACTGCGCCCTGGGCGCCACCCTGATGCGGCCCTACATCCAGGAGCTGCACAAGGCCGCGGCCGACACTTTCATCTGCTGCTATCCCAACGCCGGCCTGCCCAATCCGATGAGCGACACCGGCTTCGACGAGACGCCGGACGTCACCGCCCGCCTGCTGCACGAGTTCGCGGCCGAGGGGCTGGTCAATATCGTCGGCGGCTGCTGCGGCACCACGCCGGACCATATCGGCGCGATCAACACGGCGGTGAAGACCATGGCGGCGCGGCCGCTCAATGGCGCGCCGTTCCGGGAGCTGGTGGCCGGCTAA